AAGTCATCTTACTCAGTCAAATGAGCAGCGTATGGATAAAATGAGAGAAACTGTTGAGGGGCAGTTAAAGGCCATTCAGCAGGACAATACTATAAAATTGGAAGAAATGCGTAAAACTGTTGATGAAAAATTAAACGTTACTTTAGAGAAAAGACTTGGCGAAAGTTTCCGGCTAGTCAGTGAGCGCCTTGAACTTGTTCATAAGGGACTTGGGGAAATGCAGAGTCTTGCTTTAGGTGTAGGCGACTTAAAGCGTGTGCTTACCAATGTCAAAACACGGGGAATTTGGGGTGAGATGCAGCTTGGTAGTTTACTTGAACAAATCTTGACCATCGAGCAATATGCGCAAAATATCGCAACTAAGCCTGGTAGTTCCGAGCGAGTCGAGTTTGCAATCAAATTGCCTGGCCGGGCTAAAGATGGAGATGTTGTTTGGTTACCAATTGATGCCAAATTTCCTCAAGAAGATTATCAACGACTCTTGGATGCACAAGAGCAAGGCGATTTTTCCTTGGCAGAGGAAACGGCCAAAGCTCTTGAGAGTAGAATTAAAAACGAAGCGAAAAATATTGCGAATAAATATATCAGCGTTCCAGCCACTACAGACTTTGCTATATTGTTCTTACCAACTGAAGGGTTGTACGCTGAGGTTTTGCGTCGTCCTGGTTTATGTGATATATTAATGCGGGAATATAAGATTATTGTTACAGGACCTACCACACTCGCTGCATTATTGAATAGTCTACAAATGGGCTTCAGGACTTTAGCCATTGAAAAACGCAGTTCTGAAGTATGGAATATTCTTGGTGCTGTGAAAAGTGAATTTGGTAAATTTGGTGATCTGCTGGATAAGACACATAAAAAACTCCAGGAAGCTAGTAATTCTATTGATACTGCTGCGCGCAAAACGCGAACTATTACGAGAAAACTTAAAGATGTAGAAGAATTGCCTCAAGAAGAAGCCGTGAATATTTTAGGAACAGCGGCAATT
This Sporomusaceae bacterium FL31 DNA region includes the following protein-coding sequences:
- a CDS encoding DNA polymerase V, which gives rise to MEFLIVSLCVINLILIIGVIFFQIRMANHRKDWTIGIYGVEKSLERIEKLLQDELAKSRLETGLNAKGLREEVFNALNRLNESVLRRMSENMTTQMQQLDSFAKQLSHLTQSNEQRMDKMRETVEGQLKAIQQDNTIKLEEMRKTVDEKLNVTLEKRLGESFRLVSERLELVHKGLGEMQSLALGVGDLKRVLTNVKTRGIWGEMQLGSLLEQILTIEQYAQNIATKPGSSERVEFAIKLPGRAKDGDVVWLPIDAKFPQEDYQRLLDAQEQGDFSLAEETAKALESRIKNEAKNIANKYISVPATTDFAILFLPTEGLYAEVLRRPGLCDILMREYKIIVTGPTTLAALLNSLQMGFRTLAIEKRSSEVWNILGAVKSEFGKFGDLLDKTHKKLQEASNSIDTAARKTRTITRKLKDVEELPQEEAVNILGTAAISEELDNCD